In Cyclopterus lumpus isolate fCycLum1 chromosome 5, fCycLum1.pri, whole genome shotgun sequence, the genomic stretch CCACAGGTCTACATGGAtcctggttttatctggaccctggtcctggttttATCTGGGTCCTGGTCCTGCCCGACACCTCCTgctattatccatccatccatccatccatccatccattatcacccgcttatccggggtcgggtcgcggtggcagcaggttcagcaggccgacccaggcttccctctcacccgcagcactttccagctcattctgggggatcccgaggcgttccaaggccagccgggagatataatccctccagcgtgtcctcggtcttccccggggcctcctaccagttggacgtgcccggaaaacctctaatgggaggcgtccaggaggcatcctaactagatgcccgaaccacctcagctgactcctttggacacgaaggagcagcgactcgactccaagctcccccctgatgtccgagctccttaccctatctctaaggctgagcccggccaccctacggaggaagctcatttcggccgcttgtatccgagatgtcgttctttcggtcacgacccagagttcgtgaccataggtgagggttggaacgtagaccgaccagtaaatggagagctttgccttccggctcagctccctcttcactaagacggaccggtacagcgcctgttttactgctgcagccgcaccgatccgcctatcgatctcccgctccaccttaccctcacttgtgaacaagaccccgagatacttgaactccttcgcttggggtaggcagtttgcccccacctggagggagcaatccgccggtttccggcagagcaccatggcctcagatttggaggtgctaactctcatccctgccgcttcgcactcggctgcaaaacgccccagtgaatgctggaggtcacggtccgaggaggcaaacagtaccacatcatccgcaaacagcagagaggcgatcccgagactcccgaaccggatcctctccgccccctggctgcgcctagatatcctgtccgtgaaggtcacgaacaggaccggtgataaagggcagccctggcggaggccaacacccaccgggaacgtgtctgacttactaccgaggagacgaacacagctcctactgcaggcgtacagagaccggatggcccgtgccaacgggtccggcaccccatactcccgcagcaccccccacaaaaacccccgagggacccggtcgaaagccttctccaggtctacaaagcacatgtaaactggttgggcaaactcccaggacccctccagtaatcttgcgagggtaaagagctggtccactgttccacgaccgggacggaatccgcactgttcgtcctgaatctgatgTTCGACAAGCGGttggagcctcctctccagcaccctggcataagcttttcctgGGAGgttgagcagtgtgataccacgatagttcgagcacactctccggtcccccttcttgaagatgggaaccaccaccccggtctgccagtccatgggcactgttcccaacccccatgcgacactgaaaagacagcccaacaatgtccagcgctttcagcatctcagggcggatctcatccacccctggcgccttgccaccaaggagctttttgactaccttagcgacctctgccagggatatgggtgaatccaccccaaagtcttccggcgctgccccctctccgggggacatgttggccgggtttaggagttcctcaaagtgctctttccaccgcccgacgatgtccccagtccgggtcagcagtccccccccccccctgctgagaacagcctggggtagaccctgctttcccttcctgagccgtcggatggtttgccagaacttccttgaggccaaccgaaagtccttctccatggcttccccgaactcctcccatgcccgagttttagcctccgcgaccatcgtcgctgcagcccttttggcccgccggtacccatcagctgcttcaggagacccctgggccagccaggcccgaaaggcctccttcttcagtttgacggctaccctcacccccggtgtccaccaccgggttctagggttgctgccacgacaggcaccgatgaccttccggccacagccccgagcagccgcgtccacaatagaggctttgaacaaggtccactcggattccatgtccccagcctccctcgggatttgtgagaagttcttccggaggtgggagttgaagacctcccggacaggatcctctgccagacgttcccagttcaccctcactacacgtttgggcttgccaggtctctctagccgagtcccccgccatctgatccaactcaccaccaggtggtgatcagttgacagctctgctcctctcttcacccgagtgtccaagacatacggccgcagatcagatgatacgattacaaagtcgatcattgatctccggcctaaggtgttctggtaccaggtacacttatgagccaccttatgttcgaacatggtgttcgttatggacaaactgtggctagcacagaagtccaacaacaaaacaccattcgggttcagatcgggcaagccgttcctcccaatcacgccccgccaggtttctctgtcattgcccacgtgagcgttaaagtctcccaggagaactatggagtcggcaggcggcgccctttccaggacccctcccaccgactccaagaaggccggatactccgaaatgctgttcggtgcataagcacaaacaacagtcagagccttactccccgcaacccgtaggcgcagggaggcgaccctctcgttccccggggaaaactccaacacagcggcgctcagccgcgggctcgtgagtatccccactcccgcctggcgcctctcaccctgagcaactccagaaaaggacaaagtccaacccttctccaggagcttggttccagagcccatgctgtgcgtggaggtgagcccaactatatctagctggtaccgctccacctcctgcaccagctccggctctttccccgctagtgaggtgacgttccacgtccctagagctagtctatgctgccggcgatcggcccgcccaggtctcctgcctggcccgccgcccggtctacatagcacccgaccccgataattctccctgcgggtggtgggtccacagggtgactgctgctccatgttgttctttcgggctgagcccgaccgggccccatgggcgaaagcccggccaccagacgctcgccgacgagctcccctcctgggtctggctccgggagggtgccccggtttcccttgtccgggcaaggtggctacaatccgtgggctgcttatcatcagggtttgttgaaccgctcttagtctgggctctcccccgagacctgtttgccttgggagaccctaccaggggctgatgccccggacaacatagctcccaggatcactgagccactcaaactcctccaccacgttaaggtggcgattcataggaggagctcctgctattatcattattattattagttccATATCTATTAGTATTGCCGATaacattactgcttttattatcattattattgtacattcacatgacatatattgtacttctggtcacatgacatacgcagcacggtacccaagtaccaatgttttgaagcggatgctgcggccaccggtaaccagtgaaggtcgtggaggagcggaggattgtgggtacatttcgggaggttgaagaccagtcgagcagctgcattctggataagctgtagaggtcgaatgacattagcaggtagacctgaaggaggagttacagtagtctagctgtgagatgaccagagcctggaccagagcctggaccagaacctggaccagaacctggaccagaaccggtgccgccttctgagtgagaagaggtcgtattctcctgatgttgtacagcatgtacctacaggagcgtgttgttgcggtaatgttggcagtcagggagagttgactgacaggtgtcacaccgaggttcctggcagtcgggggcggggccaacactgagttgttgaagttaatagttaggtcgtgggtgggagagccttttcctggaaggagaagaagttcagtcttgtccgggttaattttcaggtggtgagcggacatccactgagagctgtcagtcagacatccactgagagatgtcagtcagacatccactgagagatgtcagtcagacatccactgagagatgtcagtcagacatccactgagagctgtcagtcagacatccactgagagatgtcagtcagacatccactgagagatgtcagtcagacaggcagagattcgtgctgctacctgtgtttcagattggggaaacgagaggatcagttgggtgtcgtcagcatagctgtggtaggtgaagccatgcgagcgaatgacagagccgagagagttggtgtacagagagaagagaagaggaccaaggactgagccctgagggactccagtagtcagaggacaaggctcagacacagatcctctccaggttacccggtaagagcggtcggtgagataggatgagaagagtgagagcagagcctgagataccaggtccttgagggaggacatgaggatctggtggttcactgtgtcaaaggcagcggaaaggtctagaaggataaggacagaggagagagaggctgctctagcagtgtgaagctgctcagagacggcaaggagggcagtctctgttgagtggccttgaatccagactggtgggtgtctagaaggttgttactgtggagaaaggaggagacttggttagagatagcttgctctagagttttggagaggaagggaaggagagagacaggtctgtagttgttgacttcaggtctgtggttgttgacttcaggtctgtagttgttgacttcagatgggtcgagagtgggtttcttcaggagagggttgactccgcctccttcagagagttagggaaacagccggttgagagggaggtgttaatgagatgggtgagaaagggaagaaggtccggagcaatggactggagaatgtgagaagggatggggtcaagggggcaggtggttggggggtcagaggttaccaaggtaagaacttgattaggagacagggagataaaagaggaaaacaagggggaagaaggtgaagttactggaggtgtagttatggaagatggctTAGTAAATGAAGaacgtatgtcgtctatcttttttgtaaagtagtcaacaaagtggcttggtagaagggtggagggagggggggaccaggggggtcaaggaggttcgaaaaaatagagaagagctttttggggttagacaaagaggattcgattctggattggtagaacagacttttggctgcataGACGCAGCTCTTCTCTGCAGGAGGTCGACGCCCCGATCAACTGCAGCTGTAGAAGCTCGAGGAGGCTGTGATCGATGATCAGCAGGTATCGATCACACACAACtctacatatctatatattatatattctacaAATCATATACGCACCGTGAGCACCAGCAGAGGCTCGTGACCGCGTCAGGATGCTCGCGGCTGCGCGAGGACGAACTCACCGAAACACTTTCGGTTCTCCGCTTTTATTGGACGGGACATGCGCACGAGAGCGCTGTGGCTCCCGGTGCATCATGGGTGTTGTAGTTTAGGGTGTCGACGAAGCTCTTTAAAGTGCACGTGACTAAAGACTTTAAACTGAGTGGTCCGTCTCTTCCTGTTTATAGTTTATCCACAATGCTTTgctgacattttattgtttaactGATCAAATTGGTAAAATAGTTGATGGGATAATTGATATCTTATTGCTCGTTAGTGGGAGCCCCAACTGGTTTACATTAATCACCAGAAAGACAAgttagaataaataataataataataataaagacacagacCAATAAACAGGCCAAGGGAACTTTATTGACACATTAACTCTGAACATAtgaagtaataaaaaacatttaatgttgGAACTcatcataaaaataaacatcttcACAAGATAATCTTTGGAACTCTACTTCCTCTTTAAACagcgtccacttcctgtctgctcaACAGGAAGCATCTATTCTACAGAACATGGCTCCCAGTGAAGCGGTCTaaaactcctccccctcttcttcaccGTCACCGTCACCAGAACTGAGCCCCACCTCCTCGTAGTCCTTCTCCAGGGCGGCCATGTCCTCTCTGGCCTCAGAGaactccccctcctccatcccctccccGACGTACCAGTGGACGAAGGCCCGCTTGGCGTACATCAGGTCGAACTTGTGGTCGAGTCGGGCCCAGGCCTCGGCGATGGCGGTGGTGTTGCTCAGCATGCACACGGCCCTCTGCACCTTGGCCAGGTCTCCGCCGGGCACCACGGTGGGCGGCTGGTAGTTGATGCCCACCTTGAAGCCGGTGGGGCACCAGTCCACAAACTGGATGGTGCTCTTGGTTTTGATGGTGGCGATGGCGGCGTTGACGTCTTTGGGCACCACGTCGCCGCGGtacagcaggcagcaggccATGTATTTACCGTGGCGAGGGTCGCACTTCACCATCTGGTTGGCGGGCTCGAAGCAGGCGTTGGTGATCTCGGCCACGGTCAGCTGCTCGTGGTAGGCCCTCTCGGCGGAGATGATCGGGGCGTAGGTGGCCACCGGGAAGTGGATGCGGGGGTAGGGCACCAGGTTGGTCTGGAACTCCGTCAGGTCCACGTTCAGGGCCCCGTCGAAGCGCAGGGAGGcggtgatggaggagacgaTCTGACTCATCAGCCGGTTGAGGTTGGTGTACGAGGGGCGGTCGATGTCCAGGTTCCTGCGGCAGATGTCGTAGATGGCCTCGTTGTCCACCATGAAGGCGCAGTCGGAGTGCTCCAGGGTGGTGTGGGTGGTCAAGATGGCGTTGTACGGCTCCACCACCGCCGTGGACACCTGGGGGGCCGGGTAGATGGCGAACTCCAGCTTGGACTTCTTGCCGTAGTCGACCGACAGGCGCTCCAGCAGCAGGGAGGTGAAGCCAGAGCCGGTGCCGCCCCCGAAGCTGTGGAAGACCAGGAACCCCTGAAGACCCGTGCACTGGTCTGACTGAGGACACAACGCAATAACTTAGTTTATTCACTCCAAAGTTCATGAGAATGTTTTACTAGAAACTTAAATGCTCTGTTATTCAAaaggaaataaacacatttatttgagttACTAGAACATCAGAGCTCAGACCAACACTTGGTGTCAAAAGACTTGCTCCTCCTATAGTACTCGGTCTGGTTCTGATGTGCAGGACTAGACCACCAGAGGTGTTTGGTGCCCTCTGGTGATGTCATTGTGATGAATAATGAATCACAGGTTCCTGGCTTTAGTGGGAGAGGACTCCTCCTCACCAGTTTGCGGATCCGGTCCAGCACCAGGTCGATGACCTCTTTGCCGACGGTGTAGTGCCCGCGGGCGTAGTTGTTGGCCGCATCCTCCTTCCCGGTGATAAGCTGCTCGGGGTGGAACAGCTGCCGGTAGGTCCCGATACGCACCTCGTCTGAGGAGGCGGgacatcaaaataataatatatatatcaaaaataataaaagaaaaataatttatatatatatatatatatattaaaactatatttaaaaaaagaatatatatacaaaatgttatatatatataaaataaaatatataatatatataaatatatgtgtgtaaaatatatatatatacacacacacacattaaagaacGTACCAATGACAGTGGGCTCCAGGTCCACAAACACAGCTCTGGGGACGTGCTTCCCAGCTCCGGTCTCACTGAAGAAGGTGTTGAAGGAGTTGTCTCCCCCGGCGATGGTCTTGTCGTTGGGCTTCTGTCCATCGGGCTGGATGCCGTGCTCCAGGCAGTAgagctcccagcatgcattgccaATCTGGACACCGGCCTGACCCACATGGATGGAGATGCATTCACGCTGGATGGAAACAAGGCCATGTGTGAaacatgttataaacaggaTTCAGCTCCAAgacaaaatatacacacacacatattataatatattaatatatacatatatacacacatatatatatatattaatatattataatatgtgtgtgtatatatatatataatatacacacacatatatatacatattataatatattaatacacacacacatatatatatacacacacatgtatatacatatatacacataatatatatataaatatatacatataatatatatatacacacacatattatatatatatatatatatacatataatatatatatatatatacacacatattatatatatatacatattatatatataggctttttaaataaaatgtacggACTTATTGTGAATGTTTAATCACGTGACTAAcgttttttctatttcaaagCTGCGTCAGACGCGTTGGCCACGCCCCCCTCTCGAGACGCTGcatctcatttaaaaaagtggcgcactttttaaaaatatttttatataaataaatatttatgtgTGAAATAATTATGAGTATGAAAGCACAGAAACGCACTCATTGTATACGGGAAGACCGATAAAAGAGAGCCGTTAAAGTGGTTGAAGGAGCCCGGGTCAGGTCCGCCATGTTGTTTCATTAACGGATATCTAACGTTATGCTCaacagctaactagctaacagctaacgttaaaCCACCGTTAATTAGGGCTCGTttggtcacgtgaccagaaaGTTCGTTAAACTCCCAAAGCTGACTCCGTAAAACGATAAATACCGTTAAACTCCAACTTAGACCCGGTTTAATGAATAAAGATGACGCGTTCACCTGATGTCATACTCACCATGTTGAAGGAGGAACATCAGATAGATTGTGGACTAGTTTCCGCTGCGGGGTCTCTTCATAGTTAGCTCACGGGTTTCAACAACAGAAGCACTTCCTGCGAAcgccttcacaataaaagcgtATTTTATTCAACTGCAaaagtataaaaacaacaacaacaaccgcaaAAGTAAGAACTACATGGTGGTGGAAGAGGTATTAAGATCCGTTACtgcagttaaagtactaataccacactgtagaagttaaagttaaagtcctgcattcaaaaccttatcaaaagtaaaagtatttaaGTATTATCAGTAGTTAATGTAAAAGTATTGATTGaccagtaaaatgttttattattatctgatATTTCTGGGTGAATACTAGTGCTGCTTTCACGTGTATGTTTCATTGTAACTCCTGCTGGCTGGTTTAATGTGTTTGTCCACAGAATACATGCAGACTGGATGAGCGAGCTCCCACGACCCCTCCCACCGCCCTTCAAGGGCAAAGAACTGGTCCACGGCATAGTAttgattcattttatttattaaaaaacatcatttaaatgttacttatactttataacatatatacagtatatatatatatatatatatatatatatatatatatatatatatatatctatatacatagtAGAAGATAGATATAAAATCAGGTTTGGCATGTTTGATAACGGGcccaacatttttatttttaaaatattacaacaaACGAGCAAAAAACGAAATTAGGTACCGTTTTAAAGGAGAAGAAGGCGCGTTGAGTTCTCACtcatggtggaacgagctcctcagtggtcttcctcctctccctcttgctcagagtgtctcatgtatagttattcctctgcctcccttaatgataacggtacatgcaacaagtgtagttcatttggttggaggcagttctaagtgggtaaGATGCCAGAATCTTCTCAGGAACCATCTTCCCCGGCCTGCCTTCCATGATGAAACCTCAAAAGCTCACAGAACTGACATGGACCTCACATTTGTCAACTTTAACCAACAGGTTGTTCTCCAGGAGCCACATGCAGTATCTGTTCCTTAATGTTGTGAAGTCCCCAAACACTGACTGGTGAAGGAAGTCCGAGAGCACATCATTGAGTCAAGGAGAGCAGGAGTGTCGGTTAGATTTAAGGGGCATTACTCAGAGTGGCCAAGTGCTTCATCAACGGTTCTCAGAAATATTAATGTATGCCTTCATTGCTTCTCGCTGACTCGTGACTGGAAACCAGGAGTGAATAAGTGATGGTTTGATACTCAGCCCTGTTTTAACAACTGTTTTTCCATAATTTCCTAAACCAAAATGGAATGTTTTTGAGCTGTATCTTACTGTGGGCTCATTTTACACAATAGATATCTTTTCAAGAACTTCCTGACAGTCTTGTCTCGCATACCATAGATTATTGGACTAATGGATCGTGGTAAAACctgtacaataatgtaacaAGCGAACAGGGAGTCTGAATAATTCTTGGGGAACCATAGCAGCAGAGGCTGTTTTAACTGGGGTGTTGCATATGATGCCATacaaagcagcagctggaacCCATGGAGGAGGATTGTGTTTCTGGCCTTTTTAGCATCTACACTAGCTTTTGTTGCAGTGAACAGGATGTTGAAGTAAGTGTAAAAGATAACAAACCAAACTATAACTAGAAACAGTGAATATGTGACATCTCTCTTGTTGAGGATGAGGGGATTTGGGAAGACATTTTTTCTGAGACAGAAGACTCTGGAATGAAAGAAGTCCAGCGGCTCTGTGGCCAAAGTGATGAACAGATCAGGAAGAACGGACACAATGCTGATGTTCCAGATGAAACCAATTAGCATCAAGGTTCTCCTGACGGTGCAGATCTGCATGTGGCGAAGGGGGAAGCAGACGGCGATGTAGCACTCCATCGCCATGCAAGCCAGGTTCAGAGGGGTGTTTTCAGTGGTGACGAGAGTCAGCAGCGTGAAGATGCAGCAAACAGAGACGTTTATTGTGTAGACGGTGTAGCTGATGACGAAGAGGATGATGCTCAGCGTCACTTGGATCATGTCGTTGACCACCAGGTGAATAATAAGGATGTAGCGAGGATTCGTGTAGAAGATCTGACGGTTGGGAAGTACAGATTTGTTATCCAGTAGAACAGCATTAAACATGAATAACAACATTAACATCTTAGTGGTTATTCCAGGCCTGACAATCTGCTGGCAAATCATTTAGATATGAATATGTTTAGCATTGCGTAGGGTTGGACAATATGATGATATGTATTCAGAGGCAATAAAAAACATACCGACACTGTTTCTACTTTGGACTTGATTAACAAAAACGTGTTCTCGTTGTTTAAAATCTAGATATTTCCATGTACTTCACTATATGGTCCTATACAGTGCTAGTGGCTGGCGCAATTATGTGTACCGTTATAGACCATTTTCAATATTGTCCAACTATAAATAGAGGCTGGCAGATATTTTTGAAGAACCAActgatttttgtattttggggTTTAAAGAGTTATGATCAAGTATGAAGTGAGAGGGTCAAAATAATGTGACGGACTTATGATATTTCAGCTGTTACCAATACATTTGTGATGAGCGGTTTATCAGTCAACTCTCTCTATAACACAGATCAAGGGTTGCAAATATACATTAAATActgaaagttatttttttagttttcatgAATGAGCTTTTATCATTTGCATTTATCAAAATTGAGACAGAGCGATGTTCTGGTGCTGTTTCTGCACCAATGAGTCATAATTCTCTCTTCCCCGATACTCATTCTTACGGAGTAGAGAATGAAGCGTCGTAATGTAACTCAGTGACTTTGCTGTCAGTCATCGGCTAACGTGAACTAGCTCTCCTGAGTAGAGAATGAAGCGTCGTAATGTAACTCAATGACTTTGCTGTCAGTCATCGGCTAACGTGAACTAGCTCTCCTGAGTAGAGAATGAAGCGTCGTAATGTAACTCAATGACTTTGCTGTCAGTCATCGGCTAACGTGAACTAGCTCTCCTGAGTAGAGAATGAAGTGTCGTAATGTAACTCAATGACTTTGCTGTCAGTCATCGGCTAACGTGAACTAGCTCTCCTGAGTAGAGAATGAAGCGTCGTAATGGAACTCAGTGACTTTGCCGTCAGTTACCGGCTAACGTGAACTAGCTCTCCTGAGTAGAGAATGAAGCGTCGTAATGGAACTCAGTGACTTTGCCGTCAGTTACCGGCTAACGTGAACTAGCTCTCCTGAGTAGAGAATGAAACGTCGTAATGGAACTCAGTGACTTTGCCGTCAGTTACTGGCTAACGTGAACTAGCTCTCCTGCCGATTTCAACACGGATTCGTTGCTGCAATGTGACATGAATCCACAGCTGTGTAGTAATAGtttgcacatgctcagtagagATAGGACCGGTGGACGGAGGCGTTTTATTGTTCCTGCGTAGCATCAGTGAGCTGATAAATTCTTTCTAATGTATATTCCTACCGTGCTCTACGTGGTCAACAAAAGACGAGCACTGCATTCATGGAAATAGCTATAACTAATGTTATTTCACTAACTAACTAGAATACAATATGCTGTGCTCCATATTTGAGTGGTCACATACAGGTTTTCTTATTGTTCACCTTTAATGTGCTCTCTGCATGATGGTGTCTACTCATCACAGATAGTTTGTGGGGAAGAAGCCCCACTCCTTTTAATAATGACTGAATGTTGTTAtagttttacattacatttcatttagctgacgcttttatccaaagccactTATAATCATACATCGTAGACACAGCTTCAGTGAGCAAATCAGGGTTAAGTatgttgctcaaggacacatcgattaGGGCACAGCCGGGGATTGACCTGACGCTCCTctattgaaagacggacctgctaaccacagacccacagtcacccacagtcgaattataaaaaagaaatggagtgACATGTCCTCTCTAGAAGTGGTTCTCCCAGTTAAATGTTCAACTATATCAATAATTAAAGGTAATTACTGTAATAGTTATGAACCAGGACCTCCAGTTTGTGCATTAAATAGATggtatacatacaaatatagtCGGCTGAACATGTTATTTCATAGTGTCAGATACATATCAACGTTAAATAAGACTAATTGAAGTATTAATCCAGCATATTTCTTTTCTGCTGCTGCATCGTACCTGGTGGTTATGGAAGGTGTAAATGAGGGCTGCATTGATGTAGTTGATGGAGAAGCCGAGAAGCACGATGATCACGTTCTTGATCACGGCTTTGGAGAAGGAGTCTCGGTGCTCCAGAACCACGGTCACGTTCACAGAAGA encodes the following:
- the LOC117730996 gene encoding odorant receptor 131-2-like, which gives rise to MNSSVNVTVVLEHRDSFSKAVIKNVIIVLLGFSINYINAALIYTFHNHQIFYTNPRYILIIHLVVNDMIQVTLSIILFVISYTVYTINVSVCCIFTLLTLVTTENTPLNLACMAMECYIAVCFPLRHMQICTVRRTLMLIGFIWNISIVSVLPDLFITLATEPLDFFHSRVFCLRKNVFPNPLILNKRDVTYSLFLVIVWFVIFYTYFNILFTATKASVDAKKARNTILLHGFQLLLCMASYATPQLKQPLLLWFPKNYSDSLFACYIIVQVLPRSISPIIYGMRDKTVRKFLKRYLLCKMSPQ
- the LOC117731092 gene encoding tubulin alpha-1B chain-like; amino-acid sequence: MRECISIHVGQAGVQIGNACWELYCLEHGIQPDGQKPNDKTIAGGDNSFNTFFSETGAGKHVPRAVFVDLEPTVIDEVRIGTYRQLFHPEQLITGKEDAANNYARGHYTVGKEVIDLVLDRIRKLSDQCTGLQGFLVFHSFGGGTGSGFTSLLLERLSVDYGKKSKLEFAIYPAPQVSTAVVEPYNAILTTHTTLEHSDCAFMVDNEAIYDICRRNLDIDRPSYTNLNRLMSQIVSSITASLRFDGALNVDLTEFQTNLVPYPRIHFPVATYAPIISAERAYHEQLTVAEITNACFEPANQMVKCDPRHGKYMACCLLYRGDVVPKDVNAAIATIKTKSTIQFVDWCPTGFKVGINYQPPTVVPGGDLAKVQRAVCMLSNTTAIAEAWARLDHKFDLMYAKRAFVHWYVGEGMEEGEFSEAREDMAALEKDYEEVGLSSGDGDGEEEGEEF